In the genome of Fervidobacterium thailandense, one region contains:
- the atoD gene encoding acetate CoA-transferase subunit alpha, translating into MKVISLDEAVELLKPGMTVMIGGFLGVGTPEKLIDKIVEKGINNLIVIANDTAMPDRGIGKLIVNRLCKKVIVSHIGTNPETQRQMIAGELEVELVPQGTLAERIRAGGAGLGGILTPTGVGTVVEEGKRVIEIDGKKYLLELPLKADVALIKAKKCDYYGNLVYNLTATNFNPIMAMAADIVIAEVEEIVPVGALSPDEIKTPGVLVDYVVR; encoded by the coding sequence GTGAAGGTGATCTCGCTTGATGAAGCCGTTGAATTACTGAAACCCGGCATGACCGTTATGATAGGAGGCTTTCTCGGTGTCGGTACTCCGGAAAAATTGATCGACAAGATCGTTGAAAAAGGTATCAACAACCTCATTGTGATCGCAAACGATACGGCAATGCCAGACCGCGGGATAGGGAAGCTGATCGTCAATAGACTGTGCAAGAAAGTCATCGTATCCCACATCGGGACTAATCCGGAAACTCAAAGGCAGATGATCGCTGGAGAACTCGAAGTTGAACTCGTCCCGCAAGGTACGTTAGCCGAGCGAATCCGTGCCGGTGGAGCGGGATTGGGAGGAATCCTTACACCAACGGGTGTTGGAACTGTCGTCGAGGAAGGCAAGCGGGTAATTGAGATAGATGGCAAGAAGTACCTTTTGGAACTTCCGCTGAAAGCCGATGTAGCGTTGATTAAAGCCAAAAAATGTGATTACTACGGTAACCTCGTCTACAACCTCACGGCAACGAATTTCAACCCCATTATGGCCATGGCCGCGGATATTGTCATCGCGGAGGTCGAAGAGATAGTTCCCGTCGGTGCCCTTAGTCCCGATGAGATAAAGACACCAGGTGTTCTGGTGGATTACGTCGTCAGGTAA
- a CDS encoding CoA transferase subunit B yields the protein MVDPKEKIAKRVAQELKEGDLVNLGIGLPTLVANYIPKGVHVFFQSENGIIGMGPEPEPGFENKDLTNAGGGYVTALPGAMTFDSAFSFALIRGGHLDVTVLGGLQVDEEGHLANWMIPGKMIPGMGGAMDLVTGAKRVIVAMTHTAKGEPKIVKKCTLPLTSIRRVDLIVTELAVIEPTDEGLVLREIAEETTIDEVLKLTEARLIIPDQVGRF from the coding sequence ATGGTCGATCCAAAAGAAAAGATCGCGAAAAGGGTTGCGCAAGAGTTAAAAGAAGGGGATCTTGTGAACCTCGGTATCGGGCTTCCCACACTCGTTGCCAATTACATCCCGAAGGGGGTTCACGTGTTCTTCCAAAGCGAAAACGGAATCATCGGCATGGGCCCAGAGCCTGAGCCCGGATTTGAGAATAAAGACCTCACAAACGCTGGTGGTGGGTACGTAACCGCACTTCCAGGTGCCATGACATTCGACAGCGCGTTCTCTTTCGCACTCATCAGGGGCGGTCATCTGGATGTCACCGTCCTCGGTGGTCTCCAGGTGGACGAGGAAGGCCACCTTGCAAACTGGATGATTCCCGGAAAGATGATTCCAGGTATGGGTGGTGCGATGGACCTTGTAACCGGTGCCAAGCGCGTTATTGTGGCAATGACGCATACGGCTAAAGGAGAACCTAAAATCGTTAAAAAATGCACACTCCCTCTAACCTCGATCAGGAGGGTTGACCTCATTGTCACCGAACTTGCGGTGATAGAGCCCACGGATGAGGGCTTGGTACTGAGGGAAATTGCCGAGGAGACGACGATAGATGAGGTATTAAAACTCACCGAAGCAAGGTTAATCATCCCGGATCAAGTTGGAAGATTTTGA
- a CDS encoding hotdog domain-containing protein: MEYPKAMIRVRMSQADAHYGGNLVDGARILQLFGDVATELLIRFDGDEGLFRAYDNIEFLAPVYAGDYIEAYGEIVEVGRTSRKMKFEAYKVIRSRPDINDSAAEVLEEPILVCRASGTCVVPKEKQRYQH; this comes from the coding sequence ATGGAATACCCAAAAGCGATGATAAGGGTTCGGATGAGCCAAGCCGATGCGCACTATGGTGGCAACCTCGTGGACGGTGCGAGGATCCTGCAACTCTTCGGTGATGTTGCCACCGAATTGCTCATACGTTTCGACGGTGATGAAGGACTCTTCAGAGCCTACGACAACATCGAGTTTCTCGCACCCGTGTACGCTGGCGACTACATAGAGGCTTACGGTGAAATAGTCGAAGTGGGACGTACGTCGAGAAAGATGAAATTTGAGGCTTACAAAGTGATAAGGTCAAGGCCTGATATAAATGACAGCGCAGCTGAGGTACTCGAGGAACCGATCCTCGTGTGCCGTGCGAGTGGTACGTGTGTTGTACCGAAGGAAAAGCAAAGGTACCAACATTGA
- a CDS encoding 3-keto-5-aminohexanoate cleavage protein has translation MDKLIITVAVTGAEVTREQQPNLPITPDEIAEDVYQCWKAGASIAHIHARLPDGTPTQSKEVYAEIKRKIREKGCDIIIQFSTGGAVWHTPEERIQCLDAEPEMATLSAGSCNFGDDVFMNSPKFMELLAQRMKEKGIKPEIEIFEPGMIENALRLVKKGLLELPLHFDFVLGVPGAMTGTIDDLLFLVRKIPAGCTWSVAGIGRYELPLAVHAIVMGGHVRVGFEDNIYYRKGELAKSNAQLVERIVRIAREVGREIATPDEARAILGIQKREGR, from the coding sequence ATGGATAAACTCATAATCACCGTTGCGGTGACGGGAGCCGAGGTGACCAGGGAACAGCAACCGAATCTCCCAATAACACCAGATGAAATAGCCGAAGATGTCTACCAATGCTGGAAGGCCGGTGCTTCAATCGCACACATTCACGCCCGTTTACCGGATGGTACCCCAACGCAGTCGAAAGAGGTGTACGCGGAAATTAAGCGGAAAATTCGCGAGAAAGGCTGTGACATAATAATACAGTTCTCCACCGGAGGAGCCGTTTGGCACACACCCGAAGAGAGGATTCAGTGTCTCGATGCGGAACCTGAGATGGCTACTCTTTCAGCAGGTTCTTGCAACTTTGGTGATGATGTTTTCATGAACTCACCAAAGTTCATGGAACTTTTGGCCCAAAGAATGAAAGAGAAGGGAATTAAACCGGAAATAGAGATATTCGAACCGGGAATGATCGAGAACGCGCTCAGACTTGTGAAAAAGGGACTTCTTGAGTTACCACTCCACTTTGATTTTGTGCTCGGTGTCCCCGGTGCGATGACTGGAACGATAGACGATTTGCTTTTCCTCGTGCGCAAGATACCGGCCGGCTGTACCTGGTCGGTTGCTGGGATTGGACGCTACGAACTTCCACTGGCCGTTCACGCAATCGTAATGGGTGGTCATGTCCGTGTTGGTTTTGAGGACAACATCTACTACCGAAAAGGTGAACTTGCAAAGTCGAATGCTCAACTCGTGGAAAGAATCGTGAGAATAGCGAGAGAAGTTGGTAGGGAGATTGCAACACCGGATGA